In Deltaproteobacteria bacterium, one genomic interval encodes:
- a CDS encoding MFS transporter produces MPLKKISSFFSNLYYGWRMVGIVSAMRILGGGLHGYGFTVFFLPVSQDLGLNRAQTSLAFSLARAEGAIEAPVIGYFVDRFGPKPLMVAAALLAGIGYIVLSWIDSYGGFLVTYLGLISLAYSAGFIQTPMVVANNWFIRQRARAMTVVGSAVTIGGTAITPLLSMLVTSWGWRWGAFAAGCLFLIICVPLSLRIQRSPESVGLRPDGDLPAPAEDNQKKATASEPAATDVTAKQAMKTLAFWALAFSMTARVATQSTMMVHFIPLMVWKGMSQERAALLLSTFALLNLGFHFFLAWVADRMNKPRLLSLWILLPIAGLLVLQWSEAEFYLWLFAILYSTLDAAFPVTWATSGDFFGRKYFATIRGNMTFFYMWGSALGPTLAGYVYDRMQSYSSVLWVLMATLSASVLLTALLIKPWRLKVAGLGGAATGQRSA; encoded by the coding sequence ATGCCCCTGAAAAAAATTTCCAGCTTCTTTTCCAACTTATATTACGGTTGGCGCATGGTCGGCATCGTGTCAGCCATGCGTATTCTCGGCGGCGGCTTGCACGGCTATGGCTTCACGGTGTTTTTCCTGCCGGTGAGCCAAGATCTGGGTTTGAACCGCGCCCAGACTTCGCTGGCGTTTTCTCTGGCGCGCGCCGAGGGCGCCATCGAGGCGCCGGTGATCGGTTATTTCGTCGACCGCTTCGGCCCCAAGCCATTGATGGTGGCGGCGGCATTGTTGGCCGGCATCGGCTACATCGTTTTGTCTTGGATCGATAGCTACGGCGGATTTCTCGTTACCTATTTGGGACTGATTTCGCTGGCTTACTCGGCGGGATTTATCCAAACGCCGATGGTCGTGGCTAACAACTGGTTCATCCGCCAGCGGGCGCGGGCGATGACGGTGGTCGGGTCGGCGGTGACGATCGGCGGCACGGCGATCACGCCGCTGTTGTCGATGTTGGTTACCAGTTGGGGTTGGCGTTGGGGCGCCTTTGCGGCGGGTTGTTTGTTCTTGATTATCTGTGTGCCGCTGAGCCTGCGCATCCAGCGCTCGCCGGAAAGTGTCGGCCTGCGGCCCGATGGCGACCTGCCGGCTCCAGCGGAGGACAATCAAAAGAAAGCCACCGCGAGCGAACCGGCGGCCACCGATGTGACGGCCAAACAGGCGATGAAGACCTTGGCGTTTTGGGCGCTGGCGTTTTCCATGACGGCGCGGGTGGCGACTCAGAGCACGATGATGGTGCACTTCATTCCACTCATGGTCTGGAAGGGCATGAGCCAGGAGCGCGCGGCACTTTTGCTCAGCACCTTTGCGCTGCTCAATTTGGGCTTTCATTTTTTCTTAGCTTGGGTCGCCGACCGGATGAACAAACCGCGGCTGCTTTCGTTGTGGATTCTCCTGCCCATCGCGGGGCTGCTGGTCCTACAATGGAGTGAGGCGGAGTTTTATCTTTGGCTCTTCGCTATTCTCTACTCGACGCTCGACGCGGCGTTCCCTGTCACCTGGGCCACCAGCGGCGATTTTTTCGGGCGCAAATATTTCGCGACGATTCGCGGCAACATGACTTTTTTCTACATGTGGGGCAGCGCGCTCGGGCCGACGCTGGCCGGCTATGTTTACGACCGGATGCAAAGCTACAGCTCGGTGCTGTGGGTGTTGATGGCAACGTTGTCGGCATCGGTGCTGCTGACGGCGTTGTTGATCAAGCCGTGGCGCCTGAAAGTTGCCGGGCTGGGTGGCGCGGCGACGGGCCAGCGTTCGGCTTAG
- a CDS encoding M1 family metallopeptidase, translated as MAEHKAHRLPQKVVPERYEIRLTPDLTTWTFEGEEKIAVQVLDPVREIVVNAAELQIHSASIRHVSGVNHDAAVSFDNENEQARFDFADTLDTGIWELHLRFSGILNDKLHGFYRSTYKDAQGQDKPLASTQFESTDARRAFPCWDEPAFKAVFQVTLVVDRHLTAISNARVVRETPLSDTAKKAVVFADSMKMSTYLVAFIVGEFEATEPVTASGAPLRVWAVPGKGRLARFAIDIGKASLDHFSSYYDIPYPGDKLDLIAIPDFASGAMENLGAITFRETALLVDEQKATRAELERVADVVAHENAHMWFGDLVTMKWWNGLWLNEAFATFMEMLAVDAWKPEWRRWDSFTVSRAAAMQVDGLKSTRPIEFPVEKPEEAAGMFDVLTYEKGASVLRMLEQYLGAARFRDGIRLYLQRHKYANAETTDLWDAIEDSTKQPVRALMDTWIFQAGHPLITVNKIPNGIVLSQQIFGYLIDSATLERKWHVPIFVRANTGNGPVDSTLLLTDRETRMTLPEGTESVVVNAGGHGYYRVRYDHDLMTALKEKLQSQLSPVERFSLVNDTWATTLAGYTSLASYLELVDLLRDETDLNVWTTVVGSLHHLNRILDDAQCETLRRRVRPLLSGAVERLGWAPVAGEAELQSQLRGDLITALGTLAEDPSCQAQARQRFAQYENDASSVDRNVIPALVGIVAHTGGAAEYEKFYAKFKHAQTPQEETRYLFSLAAFRPADLIERTLRLTLNGEVRTQNSPYLMRGILLNKEARARAWSFMKSHWGEMLKHYPDNSIPRMCEGIIGLVAPELEAEVKEFFAAHPVKQGAKQMDQNMERLRVAVLCKERWKDLLR; from the coding sequence ATGGCCGAACACAAAGCGCACCGTTTGCCGCAAAAAGTCGTTCCGGAACGTTACGAAATCCGCCTGACGCCGGACCTGACAACTTGGACCTTTGAGGGCGAAGAGAAAATCGCGGTGCAGGTTCTCGATCCGGTGCGCGAGATTGTCGTCAATGCCGCCGAGTTGCAAATTCACTCGGCCTCGATTAGGCACGTCTCGGGTGTGAATCATGATGCCGCTGTATCGTTTGACAACGAAAACGAACAGGCGCGCTTTGATTTCGCCGATACGCTCGATACCGGCATTTGGGAATTGCACCTCCGCTTCTCAGGCATACTGAACGACAAGCTGCACGGCTTTTACCGCAGCACTTACAAAGATGCCCAGGGGCAAGACAAACCGCTGGCATCGACGCAGTTCGAATCCACCGACGCGCGGCGCGCTTTTCCCTGTTGGGACGAGCCGGCGTTCAAAGCGGTGTTCCAGGTGACGCTGGTGGTCGACCGCCACCTGACGGCGATTTCCAACGCGCGCGTCGTGCGCGAAACGCCGCTCTCCGATACCGCGAAAAAGGCAGTTGTGTTCGCCGACTCGATGAAAATGTCGACCTATCTGGTCGCGTTCATCGTCGGGGAATTCGAAGCCACCGAGCCGGTGACGGCGAGCGGCGCGCCGCTGCGCGTCTGGGCGGTGCCGGGCAAGGGGCGCTTAGCGCGCTTTGCCATCGATATTGGCAAAGCCTCGCTCGATCACTTCAGCAGCTATTACGATATTCCGTATCCGGGCGACAAGTTGGACTTGATCGCCATCCCCGATTTCGCCTCCGGCGCCATGGAAAATCTAGGCGCGATTACGTTTCGCGAAACCGCGCTGCTGGTCGACGAGCAGAAAGCCACGCGCGCGGAGTTGGAGCGGGTTGCCGACGTCGTCGCGCACGAGAACGCGCACATGTGGTTCGGCGATCTGGTAACGATGAAATGGTGGAATGGCCTGTGGCTGAACGAAGCGTTTGCCACCTTCATGGAGATGCTCGCGGTCGACGCCTGGAAGCCCGAGTGGCGCCGCTGGGATAGCTTTACCGTGTCGCGCGCAGCGGCCATGCAGGTCGACGGCTTGAAGAGCACCCGGCCCATCGAGTTTCCCGTCGAAAAACCGGAAGAGGCCGCGGGCATGTTCGACGTGCTGACCTATGAAAAAGGGGCCTCGGTGCTGCGCATGCTCGAGCAATATCTCGGCGCCGCGCGTTTTCGTGACGGCATTCGGCTTTACTTGCAGCGCCACAAATATGCCAACGCCGAGACCACCGATTTGTGGGATGCCATAGAAGACTCGACCAAGCAGCCGGTGCGGGCGTTGATGGACACCTGGATTTTTCAGGCGGGCCATCCGCTGATTACCGTCAACAAGATTCCCAACGGCATTGTGCTGTCGCAGCAGATCTTTGGTTACCTAATCGACAGCGCGACGCTAGAGCGCAAATGGCATGTGCCGATTTTTGTCCGTGCCAACACCGGCAATGGACCGGTGGATAGCACGTTACTGTTGACCGACCGAGAGACCCGCATGACGCTGCCCGAGGGCACCGAGTCGGTGGTCGTCAACGCCGGCGGTCACGGTTATTACCGCGTGCGCTACGATCACGACTTGATGACGGCGCTGAAAGAAAAGTTGCAGAGCCAGCTATCGCCCGTGGAACGGTTCAGCCTGGTTAACGATACCTGGGCCACCACGTTGGCCGGTTATACGTCTTTGGCCAGCTATCTTGAGCTAGTCGATCTCCTGCGTGATGAGACCGATCTCAATGTCTGGACCACCGTGGTCGGTTCATTGCATCACTTGAATCGGATTCTCGACGATGCGCAGTGTGAAACGTTGCGCCGGCGCGTACGGCCGCTGTTATCAGGGGCGGTGGAGCGGCTCGGCTGGGCGCCAGTCGCCGGTGAGGCCGAGCTGCAAAGCCAGCTCCGCGGCGACTTGATCACCGCCCTCGGCACCCTGGCGGAAGATCCGAGTTGCCAGGCCCAGGCGCGCCAGCGGTTTGCCCAATACGAAAACGATGCGAGCTCAGTGGACCGCAATGTCATTCCCGCCTTGGTCGGCATTGTCGCCCACACCGGCGGCGCGGCGGAATATGAAAAATTCTACGCCAAATTCAAGCACGCCCAAACGCCCCAGGAAGAGACGCGCTACTTGTTTTCATTGGCCGCGTTTCGCCCGGCGGACTTGATTGAGCGCACCCTGCGGCTGACCCTCAATGGCGAGGTGCGCACGCAGAACTCGCCCTATTTGATGCGCGGCATTCTTTTGAACAAAGAAGCGCGCGCTCGGGCGTGGTCGTTCATGAAGAGCCATTGGGGCGAAATGTTGAAGCACTACCCCGACAACTCGATCCCGCGCATGTGCGAGGGAATCATCGGCCTGGTCGCGCCGGAACTGGAAGCAGAGGTCAAAGAGTTCTTTGCCGCTCACCCGGTGAAACAGGGCGCCAAGCAAATGGACCAGAACATGGAACGGCTGCGCGTGGCGGTTTTGTGCAAAGAGCGCTGGAAAGATTTGCTGCGGTAG
- a CDS encoding ABC transporter substrate-binding protein: protein MFQIAWIILIAVAFSHVHAQTKPIIIGEGVRGAMYLPAYIAEEKGFFKKRELDTKIVTFSRSNDLNALIAGDIQFDLTAPDKIIHGALGGFPAKMVMGVTRGLNLALVVHPSIKSAADLKGKPVAITGFSGLPYTGLLLTLKELGMTRDQVVPLNIGGKTARFEALLANRVPAAILDPPYTTMAAKEGYRLLVDLAPLDVAYLRNVVAVSEKSLREDSRTVARFVEAFAEGMRFYRNKANKDENLRILAKYLRLPLDKQRAVVEEGYETYREVMLRKPYADANAMKLALEIVAESNPKAKGVNLSALVDNSFIEKLDREGVLDK from the coding sequence ATGTTTCAGATAGCTTGGATCATTTTGATTGCTGTTGCTTTCTCGCACGTTCACGCCCAGACCAAGCCGATCATCATCGGCGAAGGTGTACGCGGCGCGATGTACTTGCCGGCCTATATCGCCGAAGAAAAAGGCTTCTTCAAAAAGCGCGAGCTCGATACCAAGATCGTGACCTTTAGCCGCAGCAACGATCTCAACGCGCTGATCGCCGGCGATATTCAGTTCGATCTGACCGCCCCGGATAAGATAATTCACGGCGCGCTCGGCGGTTTTCCTGCCAAAATGGTGATGGGCGTCACGCGCGGCTTGAATCTCGCGCTGGTGGTTCATCCGTCGATCAAGTCGGCGGCGGATTTGAAGGGCAAGCCGGTGGCGATCACTGGCTTTTCTGGGTTGCCGTATACAGGTCTGCTACTGACGCTCAAAGAATTGGGCATGACGAGAGATCAAGTGGTGCCGCTCAACATCGGCGGCAAAACGGCGCGCTTCGAAGCGCTGCTCGCCAACCGTGTGCCGGCGGCGATTCTCGATCCGCCGTACACGACGATGGCAGCGAAGGAGGGCTATCGCTTGCTGGTGGATTTGGCGCCGCTCGACGTGGCTTATCTGCGCAATGTCGTCGCGGTCTCGGAGAAATCGCTGCGCGAAGACTCGCGCACGGTCGCCCGCTTTGTCGAGGCCTTCGCCGAAGGCATGCGGTTCTATCGCAACAAAGCCAACAAAGACGAAAACCTGCGCATCCTCGCCAAATATCTGCGCCTGCCGCTCGACAAACAGCGCGCCGTGGTCGAGGAAGGCTATGAGACCTATCGCGAAGTCATGCTGCGCAAACCCTACGCCGACGCCAACGCGATGAAACTTGCGTTGGAAATCGTCGCCGAGTCGAATCCCAAAGCGAAGGGCGTCAATCTGAGTGCGCTGGTGGATAATTCTTTTATCGAAAAATTGGACCGCGAGGGAGTTTTGGACAAATGA
- a CDS encoding phage tail sheath family protein, translating into MNKASELSHSKLSSAPPPIEGASSEVAAFVGLTERGSYRPQLVTSVEQFATLYGRQTALDTGFLPHAVRGFFANGGRFAYVARVGATGKSPVPAAEFIGNRKVRAEQRHGLAALMDISDISMLALPDLVHPRVSFKTRETVLAAAVAQCVTRHDRMIFLDPPSGAADLGEDDPIIGGIDTSYAAIYGPWLELKTDGGLVAVPPSGHVAGVYARNDRERAVWHAPAGTRAEVRGIDGVTATLSESERAALAQQGINVIQDFRRVKQGIVLWGARTHCADAHWKYVALRRLAMYIEASILDGTQWAMSEPNGQALWSRLRQAVAEFLGELRHKRALQGIKPEEAFYVRCDPSTMTTSDIKKGLAVCQIGFAPLRPSEFVELRVAVPSRDAHRRKSAKAVEAAADD; encoded by the coding sequence ATGAACAAAGCGTCTGAGCTCTCGCATAGCAAGTTATCTTCAGCGCCGCCGCCGATCGAAGGCGCCTCGAGCGAGGTCGCCGCTTTTGTCGGTCTCACAGAGCGCGGCTCCTATCGGCCCCAACTTGTTACCAGCGTCGAACAGTTCGCAACACTCTATGGCCGGCAGACCGCGCTCGACACGGGGTTCCTGCCCCATGCGGTGCGCGGTTTCTTCGCCAACGGCGGGCGCTTCGCTTACGTTGCGCGCGTCGGCGCAACGGGAAAGTCACCGGTGCCAGCCGCGGAATTCATCGGCAACCGCAAAGTCAGAGCCGAGCAGCGTCACGGGTTGGCGGCGTTGATGGATATTTCGGATATCTCAATGTTGGCGCTGCCCGATCTGGTCCACCCACGGGTTTCGTTCAAGACCCGCGAGACCGTTTTGGCGGCCGCGGTGGCGCAATGCGTGACGCGGCACGATCGCATGATTTTTCTCGATCCTCCTTCGGGCGCGGCGGATTTGGGCGAAGATGATCCGATCATTGGCGGCATCGACACCAGTTACGCCGCGATCTACGGACCTTGGCTCGAGCTGAAGACGGACGGCGGCCTTGTGGCGGTGCCGCCGAGCGGCCACGTCGCCGGCGTTTACGCGCGCAACGATCGCGAGCGCGCGGTCTGGCATGCGCCCGCAGGGACGCGCGCCGAAGTGCGCGGCATCGACGGCGTGACGGCGACGCTTAGCGAATCCGAGCGTGCCGCATTGGCGCAACAGGGTATCAACGTCATCCAAGACTTCCGCCGCGTCAAGCAGGGAATCGTGCTGTGGGGAGCGCGCACCCACTGTGCCGACGCTCACTGGAAATACGTCGCGCTGCGGCGCTTGGCCATGTATATCGAAGCGTCGATTCTCGACGGCACCCAGTGGGCGATGTCCGAGCCGAACGGCCAGGCGCTCTGGAGCCGCCTGCGCCAGGCGGTGGCCGAGTTCCTCGGTGAGCTGCGCCACAAGCGCGCTTTGCAGGGCATTAAGCCGGAAGAAGCCTTTTACGTGCGCTGCGATCCCTCGACCATGACGACCAGCGATATCAAGAAAGGCCTGGCGGTGTGTCAAATCGGCTTTGCGCCTCTGCGGCCTAGCGAGTTCGTTGAGCTGCGCGTGGCCGTCCCCTCGCGCGACGCCCATCGCCGCAAATCGGCAAAGGCGGTGGAAGCCGCGGCGGACGATTGA
- a CDS encoding tetratricopeptide repeat protein, which translates to MARVWRPLLGLVMAWVWSGCDSATFDAGTQFSSGRRAFLAKKYDEALPYFQKVAEDKPGYVYEAYNFRQSVWSYLGRSQYLTGKYDEARQALERALAGSRDEHLARIFIGLALTRLNNDTRGVTEIEDGLKSLEGWIDYENARNPSHTMWDPRREIRNEIKRNLTAVGSQNYDRQRLIESVEWIGWAMEEEIEKVRRDQTRS; encoded by the coding sequence ATGGCGCGTGTGTGGAGGCCTTTGTTGGGGTTGGTTATGGCATGGGTATGGTCAGGCTGCGACTCTGCGACGTTCGACGCCGGCACGCAGTTCTCGTCCGGCCGGCGGGCTTTTCTCGCCAAGAAATATGACGAGGCTCTGCCATATTTCCAGAAAGTTGCCGAGGACAAGCCGGGGTACGTTTACGAGGCGTACAATTTTCGTCAGAGTGTCTGGAGCTATCTCGGCCGCAGCCAATATCTCACCGGCAAATACGACGAAGCGCGCCAGGCGCTGGAGAGAGCGCTGGCGGGTAGCCGCGATGAGCATCTGGCGCGCATCTTTATCGGCTTGGCTTTGACGCGGCTCAATAACGACACGCGCGGCGTCACCGAGATCGAAGATGGTTTGAAGAGTCTCGAAGGGTGGATCGATTATGAAAACGCGCGTAACCCATCACACACCATGTGGGACCCGCGCCGCGAGATTCGCAATGAGATCAAGCGCAACCTCACGGCCGTCGGCAGCCAAAACTACGATCGCCAAAGGTTGATCGAAAGTGTCGAGTGGATTGGCTGGGCGATGGAAGAGGAAATCGAAAAAGTGCGGCGCGATCAGACGCGGTCGTAG
- a CDS encoding DegQ family serine endoprotease, producing MLGKNDSKAPRRAGTLFAASALAAVVGFGASELAQHAYSRGNLAQAGAATDEGRVSQSLPNFASLAKKTGPAVVNISTVQVRDTAQRRGRSPFGDDDRANEFFERFFGGQAPRAPQQRRGQGSGFIVDRNGTIVTNNHVIDGANKITVKLSDGRSFEGKVVGKDPKTDLAVIKIDAPQDLTAVSLGDSDRLEVGEWVMAIGNPFGLDHTVTSGIVSAKGRHIGSGPYEDYIQTDASINPGNSGGPLLNLRGEVIGINTAIFSQSGGNIGIGFAIPSNLVKELLPQLQASGKVVRGYIGATIQKMTPDLAESMGLKQAQGALVAEVAKDSPAERAGLKSGDVILQFDGRVIKDSSDLPLQVARVAPGSNVQVKISRGGKDVSLPLTVGELKDKEVVASVEKSSLGLTVQPATPELAEQLGMARAEGVVITSVEPGSAAEEAGMRRGDVISEIAKRPVRSMADYKAAIEKNENSRSLLFLVKRGETNLFLALKR from the coding sequence ATGTTAGGGAAAAATGACAGCAAAGCTCCGCGCCGGGCCGGCACTCTTTTTGCCGCCAGCGCGCTGGCGGCGGTTGTCGGTTTTGGCGCCAGCGAATTGGCGCAGCATGCCTATTCCCGCGGCAATCTCGCTCAGGCAGGCGCGGCAACTGACGAGGGTCGCGTCAGCCAATCGTTGCCCAATTTTGCCAGTTTAGCGAAAAAGACCGGGCCGGCGGTGGTGAATATTTCCACGGTGCAAGTACGCGACACAGCGCAGCGTCGCGGACGATCACCCTTTGGTGACGACGATAGGGCCAACGAATTTTTCGAGCGTTTTTTCGGCGGTCAGGCGCCGCGGGCGCCGCAGCAGCGCAGAGGCCAGGGCTCTGGCTTCATCGTCGACCGCAACGGCACGATCGTTACCAACAACCACGTCATCGACGGCGCCAATAAAATCACCGTGAAGCTTTCCGATGGCCGAAGCTTTGAGGGCAAGGTTGTCGGCAAAGATCCGAAAACCGATCTCGCGGTCATCAAAATCGACGCGCCGCAGGACCTGACAGCGGTTTCGTTGGGCGATTCGGATCGTTTGGAGGTCGGCGAGTGGGTGATGGCGATCGGCAATCCCTTCGGCCTCGATCACACCGTGACCTCCGGCATCGTTAGCGCTAAGGGGCGCCACATCGGTTCTGGACCTTACGAAGATTATATTCAGACCGACGCATCTATTAACCCAGGCAACTCCGGCGGCCCGCTGCTTAACCTGCGCGGCGAAGTGATCGGCATCAACACCGCGATCTTCAGTCAGTCGGGCGGCAACATCGGCATCGGCTTCGCGATACCCAGCAATCTCGTGAAAGAGCTGCTGCCGCAACTGCAGGCGAGCGGTAAAGTCGTGCGCGGCTACATCGGCGCGACAATCCAGAAGATGACGCCGGACCTGGCCGAATCGATGGGCCTCAAACAGGCCCAGGGAGCATTGGTGGCGGAGGTTGCCAAGGACAGCCCGGCCGAACGGGCCGGACTTAAGTCGGGCGATGTGATTTTGCAGTTTGACGGGCGCGTCATCAAAGACTCCAGCGATTTGCCCTTGCAGGTCGCGCGGGTGGCACCCGGCAGCAACGTGCAAGTCAAGATCTCGCGCGGCGGCAAGGATGTCAGTTTGCCGTTGACTGTCGGCGAGCTGAAAGACAAAGAAGTTGTCGCCAGCGTCGAGAAGAGCAGCCTTGGTCTGACCGTGCAGCCGGCGACGCCTGAGCTTGCCGAGCAACTCGGCATGGCGCGCGCTGAGGGCGTGGTGATCACCTCGGTGGAGCCGGGCAGCGCCGCTGAAGAAGCCGGTATGCGCCGTGGCGACGTGATCAGCGAAATCGCCAAACGGCCGGTGCGCAGCATGGCGGATTACAAAGCCGCCATCGAGAAAAATGAAAACAGTAGGTCGCTGCTCTTCCTGGTCAAACGCGGCGAGACCAATTTGTTTCTCGCGCTCAAGCGCTAA
- a CDS encoding acyl-CoA dehydrogenase has product MAESLQSFKSYVGKSETATDVVTASAMVKFAATLGLDNPPLEKGAPIPPGWYGGFSPASHRPDKMRTDGQASGGGIAPPIPLPRRRIGGTRVSFKEPLCIGDEITRKTEIADVQIDEGPGGAAVTVIERNSLSTSRGLCVVEERDMVMLSEERADAAPKTTPAIPSSAKWQQTVEPNSPLLFRFSAIRFNSHRIHYDRDYVTKVEKLPGLVVQSSLISQLLIEMCRRELPGKRMTNFDFQNLRSVYDSDGKFTLAGAPSADGREATLWALDAKGNLAMLATAKFAG; this is encoded by the coding sequence ATGGCCGAATCGCTGCAAAGCTTCAAAAGCTACGTCGGTAAAAGTGAAACTGCCACCGACGTCGTCACCGCGTCGGCGATGGTGAAATTCGCCGCGACATTGGGACTCGATAATCCGCCGCTGGAAAAAGGCGCACCGATACCGCCCGGTTGGTACGGCGGCTTTTCCCCCGCCTCGCATCGACCCGACAAGATGCGCACCGACGGCCAGGCCTCGGGCGGTGGTATCGCGCCGCCGATTCCGTTGCCGCGCCGGCGCATTGGCGGCACCCGGGTCAGCTTTAAAGAACCGCTGTGCATCGGCGACGAGATCACCCGCAAGACCGAGATCGCCGACGTGCAAATCGACGAAGGTCCCGGCGGCGCTGCCGTCACTGTGATCGAAAGAAATAGTCTGTCGACTTCCCGCGGCCTGTGCGTCGTCGAAGAACGCGACATGGTCATGCTTAGCGAAGAGCGCGCTGACGCCGCGCCGAAAACCACACCGGCGATCCCGAGCAGCGCCAAATGGCAGCAGACGGTCGAACCGAATTCGCCGCTCTTGTTCCGCTTCTCGGCGATCCGCTTCAACAGCCATCGGATTCACTACGATCGCGACTACGTGACCAAAGTAGAAAAACTGCCGGGCCTGGTAGTGCAAAGCTCGCTGATCTCGCAGCTACTGATCGAAATGTGCCGCCGCGAGCTGCCGGGCAAGCGCATGACCAATTTTGATTTTCAAAATCTGCGCTCGGTCTACGACAGCGACGGCAAGTTCACACTCGCCGGCGCGCCGTCCGCCGACGGCCGCGAAGCAACGCTCTGGGCGCTGGATGCGAAAGGCAATCTGGCCATGTTAGCGACGGCAAAATTCGCGGGGTAA
- a CDS encoding UbiD family decarboxylase, translating to MAKSLSTFLEDCRKEIPNEVVHITKPIDPAHYDATAIIKHLGAQKKFPIAIFDRPLNLHGRPSEFKLVLNCEISQRKTQIALNFPREMNRAEMAEACLAREAQPIPPIIVDRKDAPVKQNIKRGNDVDLFQLPFMRHYEMDGGPYSTLSTITKDRKSGIYNCSYHRMEIKAKNRTALYASPRHLWRMYLDYEKQNLECPVATVMGHHPAYHIGACYTGPFEVSEFDIIGGYMQEPLRLVASETWGDDLLIPADAEIVIEGALIAGKRVVEGPFGEAPGYLGPQRFIRCVEYEVRAINYRHGAMYQSVITPEGDKPWMDLPREGAYLRRCREAVPGVTAVCKLGRAANYNIFIAMKKMSEGDPGRAAAAALTFDHAKNVFVFDDDIDVFNPTDVLWALATRVQPHLQVSIMQPLFRGNMLDPSLQDEIKTSCMIVDATRPLDRPFSPVSKCPDEAMARVKLEDFVPGEVLQHIPTDRTTYWA from the coding sequence ATGGCGAAGAGTTTGAGCACGTTTCTCGAAGATTGCCGCAAAGAAATCCCCAACGAGGTGGTTCACATTACGAAACCGATCGACCCGGCGCATTACGATGCCACGGCGATCATCAAACATCTCGGCGCGCAGAAAAAGTTTCCGATTGCTATTTTCGACAGGCCGCTCAATCTGCATGGCCGGCCGAGCGAGTTTAAGCTGGTGCTCAATTGCGAGATCTCACAGCGCAAGACCCAGATCGCGCTCAATTTCCCGCGCGAAATGAACCGCGCGGAGATGGCCGAGGCTTGCTTAGCGCGCGAGGCGCAGCCGATTCCGCCGATCATCGTTGACCGCAAGGATGCGCCGGTGAAACAGAACATAAAACGTGGTAACGACGTCGATCTGTTTCAGCTGCCGTTCATGCGCCACTACGAGATGGACGGCGGACCGTACAGCACGCTGTCGACGATCACCAAGGACCGCAAGAGCGGCATCTATAACTGTTCGTACCACCGCATGGAGATCAAAGCGAAAAATCGCACCGCCCTCTACGCCTCGCCGCGCCATCTCTGGCGCATGTATCTCGACTACGAAAAGCAAAACCTGGAATGTCCGGTGGCGACGGTGATGGGGCACCATCCGGCCTATCACATCGGCGCCTGCTACACCGGGCCGTTCGAAGTGAGCGAGTTCGACATCATCGGCGGCTACATGCAGGAACCGTTGCGGCTGGTGGCGTCGGAGACCTGGGGCGATGATCTTTTGATCCCCGCCGATGCCGAGATCGTCATCGAAGGCGCGCTGATTGCGGGCAAGCGCGTGGTCGAAGGTCCTTTCGGCGAAGCGCCCGGCTACTTGGGGCCGCAGCGCTTTATCCGCTGCGTCGAATACGAAGTCCGCGCGATCAACTACCGCCACGGGGCGATGTATCAATCGGTGATCACGCCGGAAGGCGACAAGCCCTGGATGGACCTGCCGCGCGAAGGCGCCTACTTGAGGCGCTGCCGCGAGGCGGTGCCGGGCGTCACGGCGGTGTGTAAACTCGGCCGCGCCGCCAACTACAATATTTTTATCGCGATGAAAAAAATGTCCGAGGGCGACCCCGGCCGTGCCGCCGCAGCGGCGCTGACCTTCGATCACGCCAAGAACGTCTTTGTCTTCGACGATGATATCGACGTTTTCAACCCCACCGACGTCCTGTGGGCGCTCGCGACCAGGGTCCAGCCCCACTTGCAGGTGTCGATCATGCAGCCGCTGTTTCGCGGCAACATGCTCGACCCGTCGCTGCAGGACGAAATCAAAACCTCCTGCATGATCGTCGACGCAACCCGGCCGCTGGACCGGCCATTCTCGCCGGTGTCGAAGTGTCCCGACGAAGCGATGGCGCGGGTCAAATTGGAAGATTTCGTGCCCGGCGAGGTGCTGCAGCATATCCCGACCGACCGGACGACGTATTGGGCTTAG